A single Oryzias melastigma strain HK-1 linkage group LG24, ASM292280v2, whole genome shotgun sequence DNA region contains:
- the LOC118598207 gene encoding C-C chemokine receptor type 8-like — protein sequence MKDLSMMQMNSSVPSSNVSISPGNVVLHPSWDFDGLVPSVVLSFSFLLGVPGNIAVLVFRPNFQHLSSVSQKLMLNLVVSDLLCLLTLPLWIYDFINIWTFGLVACKILTFLVYCGIYGSRLTVTALSVQRYLLVVHQKTWTHQTGVTLLLVLLWLVSIILSIPALVVRQVTTDQNKTRCESQYSSEAQWITVLLTEALIGFTIFFVVVFSYTRLQKKVKRAAFFNNPQTSRLVTTIIVSLFALWVPFHFFDVLISAAILLHNENLLKLCLNVSYTVGALNFVNSCLNPFLYAFTSYNFCCKKRCSMKV from the coding sequence ATGAAAGATCTCAGCATGATGCAGATGAACTCCAGTGTGCCGTCTTCCAATGTCTCTATATCTCCAGGAAATGTTGTCCTTCATCCTTCCTGGGACTTCGATGGTCTGGTACCTTCTGTGGTCTTGTCTTTCAGCTTTTTGTTAGGAGTCCCTGGAAACATCGCTGTGCTTGTTTTCAGACCAAACTTCCAGCACCTGTCCTCTGTAAGCCAGAAACTGATGTTGAACCTGGTGGTTTCAGATCTTCTCTGCCTGCTCACTCTTCCATTGTGGATTTACGATTTTATCAACATCTGGACATTTGGACTGGTAGCCTGTAAAATTCTCACCTTCCTCGTGTACTGCGGCATATATGGCAGTCGTCTAACAGTGACTGCTTTGAGCGTTCAGCGATACTTGCTGGTGGTGCATCAGAAGACGTGGACACATCAGACGGGAGTGACACTCCTGCTGGTTCTATTGTGGCTGGTTTCCATCATACTTTCCATTCCTGCTTTGGTGGTTCGACAGGTGACCACCGATCAGAACAAAACACGCTGTGAGTCTCAGTATTCCTCAGAAGCTCAGTGGATCACAGTGCTGTTGACGGAGGCCCTAATTGGATTTACCATCTTTTTTGTGGTAGTGTTTTCATACACCCGACTACAGAAGAAGGTGAAGCGGGCTGCATTTTTCAACAATCCACAGACATCCAGACTGGTTACCACTATCATCGTGAGCCTTTTTGCTCTCTGGgttccatttcatttttttgatgtgctgattTCTGCAGCTATTTTATTACACAATGAGAACCTTTTAAAGCTTTGTTTGAATGTATCATATACAGTTGGAGCACTTAATTTTGTGAACAGCTGTCTGAATCCATTCCTGTATGCATTTACTTCTTACaacttttgttgcaaaaaaaggtGCAGTATGAAGGTCTGA